A section of the Oncorhynchus tshawytscha isolate Ot180627B linkage group LG09, Otsh_v2.0, whole genome shotgun sequence genome encodes:
- the LOC112258421 gene encoding troponin T, slow skeletal muscle-like isoform X1, producing the protein MSDVEEEYEGEQAEEEAEEEQEEEPEEEPQEEEDEGEQEAQEEEEEKLPMPKPMVPQLAPPKIPEGDRVDFDDIHRKRMEKDLIELQSLIDVHFDQRKKEEEELIGLKDRIEKRRFERAEVQRVRAEKERDRQNRIAEERQRKEDEEAKKKNEDEAKKKKVLSNMGANFGGFLQKAEHRGRGKRLTGREIKKKTLAERRPTLEIDNLREDALKQQAQEMWNWIYALESDKFDFIDHMKKQKYQIIVLLNRITSAQKFKKVHGKGKVGGRWK; encoded by the exons ATGTCTGATGTAGAGGAGGAATACGA gggggAGCAGGCGGAAG aggaggcagaggaggagcaAGAGGAGGAGCCAGAAGAAGAAccgcaggaggaggaggatgaaggag AGCAGGAAGCTcaggaggaggaag agGAGAAACTCCCCATGCCCAA GCCCATGGTGCCCCAGCTAGCCCCTCCCAAGATTCCAGAGGGGGATAGGGTGGACTTCGAT GACATCCACAGGAAGAGGATGGAGAAGGACCTCATTGAGTTGCAGAGTCTGATTGATGTCCACTTTGACcagaggaagaaggaggaagaggagctcaTTGGGCTGAAGGACCGAATT GAGAAGCGTCGGTTTGAGAGGGCAGAGGTGCAGCGGGTTCGAGCGGAGAAGGAGCGGGACCGTCAGAACAGGATTGCG gaAGAGCGGCAGAGAAAGGAAGACGAGGAGGCTAAAAAGAAGAACGAAGACGAGGCCAAGAAGAAGAAGGTTCTTTCCAACATGGGGGCCAACTTTGGGGGCTTCCTGCAAAAG GCGGAGCATCGTGGGAGAGGGAAGCGTCTAACAGGGAGAGAGATCAAGAAGAAGACCTTGGCTGAGAGACGACCCACACTGGAGATCGACAACCTGAGAGAGGACGCCCTGAA GCAACAAGCTCAGGAGATGTGGAACTGGATCTACGCGCTGGAGTCGGATAAGTTTGACTTCATTGACCACATGAAGAAACAGAAATATCAG attaTCGTTCTCTTGAATAGAATCACGAGTGCCCAGAAATT tAAAAAGGTCCATGGCAAGGGGAAGGTTGGCGGTCGGTGGAAGTAA
- the LOC112258421 gene encoding troponin T, slow skeletal muscle-like isoform X2 gives MSDVEEEYEGEQAEEEAEEEQEEEPEEEPQEEEDEGEEKLPMPKPMVPQLAPPKIPEGDRVDFDDIHRKRMEKDLIELQSLIDVHFDQRKKEEEELIGLKDRIEKRRFERAEVQRVRAEKERDRQNRIAEERQRKEDEEAKKKNEDEAKKKKVLSNMGANFGGFLQKAEHRGRGKRLTGREIKKKTLAERRPTLEIDNLREDALKQQAQEMWNWIYALESDKFDFIDHMKKQKYQIIVLLNRITSAQKFKKVHGKGKVGGRWK, from the exons ATGTCTGATGTAGAGGAGGAATACGA gggggAGCAGGCGGAAG aggaggcagaggaggagcaAGAGGAGGAGCCAGAAGAAGAAccgcaggaggaggaggatgaaggag agGAGAAACTCCCCATGCCCAA GCCCATGGTGCCCCAGCTAGCCCCTCCCAAGATTCCAGAGGGGGATAGGGTGGACTTCGAT GACATCCACAGGAAGAGGATGGAGAAGGACCTCATTGAGTTGCAGAGTCTGATTGATGTCCACTTTGACcagaggaagaaggaggaagaggagctcaTTGGGCTGAAGGACCGAATT GAGAAGCGTCGGTTTGAGAGGGCAGAGGTGCAGCGGGTTCGAGCGGAGAAGGAGCGGGACCGTCAGAACAGGATTGCG gaAGAGCGGCAGAGAAAGGAAGACGAGGAGGCTAAAAAGAAGAACGAAGACGAGGCCAAGAAGAAGAAGGTTCTTTCCAACATGGGGGCCAACTTTGGGGGCTTCCTGCAAAAG GCGGAGCATCGTGGGAGAGGGAAGCGTCTAACAGGGAGAGAGATCAAGAAGAAGACCTTGGCTGAGAGACGACCCACACTGGAGATCGACAACCTGAGAGAGGACGCCCTGAA GCAACAAGCTCAGGAGATGTGGAACTGGATCTACGCGCTGGAGTCGGATAAGTTTGACTTCATTGACCACATGAAGAAACAGAAATATCAG attaTCGTTCTCTTGAATAGAATCACGAGTGCCCAGAAATT tAAAAAGGTCCATGGCAAGGGGAAGGTTGGCGGTCGGTGGAAGTAA
- the LOC112258421 gene encoding troponin T, slow skeletal muscle-like isoform X3 translates to MEYMGGLDHACDQRETWCPITAMSDVEEEYEGEQAEEEAEEEQEEEPEEEPQEEEDEGEQEAQEEEEEKLPMPKPMVPQLAPPKIPEGDRVDFDDIHRKRMEKDLIELQSLIDVHFDQRKKEEEELIGLKDRIEKRRFERAEVQRVRAEKERDRQNRIAEERQRKEDEEAKKKNEDEAKKKKVLSNMGANFGGFLQKAEHRGRGKRLTGREIKKKTLAERRPTLEIDNLREDALKQQAQEMWNWIYALESDKFDFIDHMKKQKYQIIVLLNRITSAQKFKKVHGKGKVGGRWK, encoded by the exons ATGGAATATATGGGTGGGCTCGATCATGCGTGTGATCAGCGGGAGACGTGGTGTCCCATCACAG CCATGTCTGATGTAGAGGAGGAATACGA gggggAGCAGGCGGAAG aggaggcagaggaggagcaAGAGGAGGAGCCAGAAGAAGAAccgcaggaggaggaggatgaaggag AGCAGGAAGCTcaggaggaggaag agGAGAAACTCCCCATGCCCAA GCCCATGGTGCCCCAGCTAGCCCCTCCCAAGATTCCAGAGGGGGATAGGGTGGACTTCGAT GACATCCACAGGAAGAGGATGGAGAAGGACCTCATTGAGTTGCAGAGTCTGATTGATGTCCACTTTGACcagaggaagaaggaggaagaggagctcaTTGGGCTGAAGGACCGAATT GAGAAGCGTCGGTTTGAGAGGGCAGAGGTGCAGCGGGTTCGAGCGGAGAAGGAGCGGGACCGTCAGAACAGGATTGCG gaAGAGCGGCAGAGAAAGGAAGACGAGGAGGCTAAAAAGAAGAACGAAGACGAGGCCAAGAAGAAGAAGGTTCTTTCCAACATGGGGGCCAACTTTGGGGGCTTCCTGCAAAAG GCGGAGCATCGTGGGAGAGGGAAGCGTCTAACAGGGAGAGAGATCAAGAAGAAGACCTTGGCTGAGAGACGACCCACACTGGAGATCGACAACCTGAGAGAGGACGCCCTGAA GCAACAAGCTCAGGAGATGTGGAACTGGATCTACGCGCTGGAGTCGGATAAGTTTGACTTCATTGACCACATGAAGAAACAGAAATATCAG attaTCGTTCTCTTGAATAGAATCACGAGTGCCCAGAAATT tAAAAAGGTCCATGGCAAGGGGAAGGTTGGCGGTCGGTGGAAGTAA
- the pih1d1 gene encoding PIH1 domain-containing protein 1 isoform X1, with the protein MEADSSLLSSEMELQQQEELYQQLLIQTMGKMQSENPRDSRVIRPQPGLCVKTFTLPDKRKVFVNICQSAAVPPPPPLSREALVELLESEDPTGYRVPMSIGEAHTEVDNNSQGCTAYDVVISEDFFQKCQKDPLFQQFLIAVSLEGLENKYNLELSRDWKVLKNRKFLGSVNEQNIRTKSKPVIQEIEPKDTHTAPEPAKRPEFCLLVEPPVGDPEFLIAEIQLPGVASSLSLVLDLGEDRLVLNARPSLFHLDCFIPFFIDQEGSVAQYNTNTQILTVTMPVVSS; encoded by the exons ATGGAGGCAGATTCGTCTCTCCTGAGCTCGGAAATGGAACTGCAGCAGCAAGAGGAGCTCTACCAACAGCTTTTAATAcag acaATGGGAAAAATGCAAAGTGAAAATCCTCGTGATTCTAGAGTCATCCGGCCACAGCCTG GTCTGTGTGTGAAGACTTTCACCCTGCCTGATAAACGGAAGGTATTTGTCAACATCTGCCAGTCTGCTGCCGTCCcgcccccaccccccctctccagGGAGGCACTAGTGGAGCTCCTAGAATCAGAAGACCCCACAGGATACAGAGTGCCCATGAGCATCGGAGAGGCCCACACAGAGGTGGACAACA ACTCCCAAGGCTGCACAGCCTACGACGTGGTCATCAGTGAAGATTTCTTCCAGAaatgccag aaGGATCCTCTATTCCAGCAGTTTCTGATCGCTGTGTCATTGGAGGGGCTGGAGAACAAATACAACCTGGAGCTCAGCCGAG acTGGAAGGTTCTGAAGAACAGGAAGTTTCTGGGCTCTGTGAACGAACAAAATATCCGCACTAAGAGCAAACCTGTGATTCAGGAAATAGAACCCAA ggatACTCACACAGCGCCAGAACCAGCCAAACG gCCAGAGTTCTGTCTGCTGGTGGAGCCCCCTGTAGGTGATCCAGAGTTTCTGATAGCCGAGATACAGCTGCCTGGAGTG gcctcctctctctccctcgttctggaccttggggaggacaggcttgtcCTGAATGCCCGGCCCTCCCTCTTTCATCTGGACTGTTTCATTCCCTTCTTCATTGACCAGGAGGGCAGCGTAGCACAGTACAACAccaacacacag aTTCTCACGGTGACAATGCCAGTGGTGTCTTCATGA
- the pih1d1 gene encoding PIH1 domain-containing protein 1 isoform X2, which yields MGKMQSENPRDSRVIRPQPGLCVKTFTLPDKRKVFVNICQSAAVPPPPPLSREALVELLESEDPTGYRVPMSIGEAHTEVDNNSQGCTAYDVVISEDFFQKCQKDPLFQQFLIAVSLEGLENKYNLELSRDWKVLKNRKFLGSVNEQNIRTKSKPVIQEIEPKDTHTAPEPAKRPEFCLLVEPPVGDPEFLIAEIQLPGVASSLSLVLDLGEDRLVLNARPSLFHLDCFIPFFIDQEGSVAQYNTNTQILTVTMPVVSS from the exons ATGGGAAAAATGCAAAGTGAAAATCCTCGTGATTCTAGAGTCATCCGGCCACAGCCTG GTCTGTGTGTGAAGACTTTCACCCTGCCTGATAAACGGAAGGTATTTGTCAACATCTGCCAGTCTGCTGCCGTCCcgcccccaccccccctctccagGGAGGCACTAGTGGAGCTCCTAGAATCAGAAGACCCCACAGGATACAGAGTGCCCATGAGCATCGGAGAGGCCCACACAGAGGTGGACAACA ACTCCCAAGGCTGCACAGCCTACGACGTGGTCATCAGTGAAGATTTCTTCCAGAaatgccag aaGGATCCTCTATTCCAGCAGTTTCTGATCGCTGTGTCATTGGAGGGGCTGGAGAACAAATACAACCTGGAGCTCAGCCGAG acTGGAAGGTTCTGAAGAACAGGAAGTTTCTGGGCTCTGTGAACGAACAAAATATCCGCACTAAGAGCAAACCTGTGATTCAGGAAATAGAACCCAA ggatACTCACACAGCGCCAGAACCAGCCAAACG gCCAGAGTTCTGTCTGCTGGTGGAGCCCCCTGTAGGTGATCCAGAGTTTCTGATAGCCGAGATACAGCTGCCTGGAGTG gcctcctctctctccctcgttctggaccttggggaggacaggcttgtcCTGAATGCCCGGCCCTCCCTCTTTCATCTGGACTGTTTCATTCCCTTCTTCATTGACCAGGAGGGCAGCGTAGCACAGTACAACAccaacacacag aTTCTCACGGTGACAATGCCAGTGGTGTCTTCATGA